In one Legionella clemsonensis genomic region, the following are encoded:
- a CDS encoding DUF2905 domain-containing protein, giving the protein MQKILIIIGIILLITGLFWPWIKKLGLGQLPGDIFIRRGNFVFYFPLTTCIIISLIVMLIWWLLNR; this is encoded by the coding sequence ATGCAGAAAATTTTGATTATTATAGGAATAATTTTGTTAATTACTGGATTATTTTGGCCGTGGATTAAAAAATTAGGATTAGGCCAATTACCTGGCGATATTTTTATTCGAAGGGGAAATTTTGTATTTTACTTTCCACTCACTACCTGCATTATTATTAGTCTTATTGTGATGCTGATTTGGTGGCTATTAAATCGATAA
- a CDS encoding PqiC family protein yields MYLLNPLPPIKTASKPYTHLQIGIDGINTPSYIEKPQLMIHCSPHQLKLEEYHQWAEALDKNITRVIETDLSTLLPGSIVESSPWDVKFKPDFHLQIDISQFEIDVNGNSILRAEYLIYHKEALLKKGDAYYCVKVLPITIEALVVSMNNNLTCLTRDIAKAFTAEYRESYK; encoded by the coding sequence ATGTATCTATTAAATCCCCTACCTCCAATTAAAACGGCGAGTAAACCCTACACTCATTTACAAATTGGCATCGATGGGATTAACACGCCTTCCTATATAGAAAAACCACAACTAATGATTCATTGCAGTCCTCATCAATTAAAATTGGAAGAATATCATCAGTGGGCTGAAGCATTGGATAAAAATATAACACGCGTCATTGAAACGGATCTTTCGACCTTATTACCAGGTTCCATTGTTGAAAGTTCACCCTGGGATGTCAAGTTTAAACCTGATTTCCATTTACAAATTGATATTTCTCAATTTGAAATTGATGTTAACGGAAACAGTATTTTGCGAGCAGAGTATCTTATTTATCATAAAGAGGCATTGCTTAAAAAAGGTGACGCTTATTATTGTGTGAAAGTGCTACCGATCACCATCGAGGCACTTGTTGTGAGTATGAATAATAACTTGACTTGCCTTACACGAGACATTGCCAAAGCGTTTACAGCTGAATATCGAGAGTCGTACAAATGA
- a CDS encoding alpha/beta hydrolase family protein → MDLASQTPAKNKKGATYKKGQVYTMRGLGGIFSTGMNRLENTLDNEYNIRTASTIWYKANKLSDYIIEHRKSQELAGPIVLIGHSLGANEQIKVAQNLYKAHIPVDLLITVDAVAPVKVPPNVKYVLNLYKPAYVPMFSGLKIKAEDPEFTYVNNFDVSKLNAIYVNHFTIDKNKEIQKIMLDNVLAVINHTPREHA, encoded by the coding sequence ATGGATCTTGCCTCGCAAACACCCGCTAAAAATAAAAAAGGGGCAACGTATAAAAAGGGACAGGTTTACACCATGCGAGGTTTAGGAGGAATTTTTAGCACAGGCATGAATCGTCTTGAGAATACCCTGGACAATGAATATAACATTCGCACTGCGAGCACTATTTGGTACAAGGCGAATAAATTAAGTGATTATATCATTGAGCATCGAAAATCGCAGGAACTTGCGGGGCCAATTGTCTTGATTGGTCACTCCCTGGGTGCTAATGAACAAATCAAGGTCGCTCAGAATCTGTATAAAGCCCATATTCCTGTTGATTTACTAATTACAGTTGATGCGGTAGCTCCGGTAAAAGTACCCCCCAATGTGAAATATGTGCTCAATCTTTATAAACCTGCCTACGTTCCCATGTTTAGTGGACTCAAAATTAAAGCAGAAGATCCTGAATTTACCTATGTCAATAACTTCGATGTTTCCAAACTTAACGCTATTTATGTCAATCATTTCACTATCGACAAGAATAAGGAAATTCAGAAGATAATGCTCGATAATGTCCTGGCAGTCATTAATCATACTCCAAGAGAACATGCCTAA
- a CDS encoding patatin-like phospholipase family protein — translation MLILNEKLLSKRYSFNLPQKPIRKLALRGGGAKGVVYGGAIQVLEAKGILREVDTIAGSSAGALTALMVAIGMTAKEITNIINHTDFNQFKDYAFSQVFSARGLCTGDKLLTYIQEVIKKYFSKRMDEASCLLKEGIRHNLQLLKEDKDTKSFFQGDIEEFLRGMETEDTVNTTVEALNQWLRTDAALNLNKKLSENSEYIPLKRLTEQLMQLQKIDLNEVRFKDLELLNACLGNVGAKRLIITGTNLTKKRLEIFSDETTPNMSIALAARISASFPLVFQTVKLKNNKGEVDEYIDGGVGDNLPVRHLLHLKKDDALLGKEEKINQTLSFAFAQSKNRRTGFFATIVNFIKYLASGRIDVAANTEELLDALKHDFSERVINLPVDISALDFNIDLKKKLALQKEARVATENTSAIAKNITIEGDILECFLVMSKDQLEKINPEEYDKEHAELIKKLQEKLLIKKEKEKEIFINILNEIKFINETIASGALSLGEITEIKNHYKKLLDNIDQLLIDSIELDDENNLQLEKRHKERLYGKIKDIWFLQLAQLSANMTMLMADKNDLLSSAFSCDNRHNEFFTNLHLEVIKKEAIAVLIKAKVKPFQLEHNVWLLKEATAKLRNAYTREEVKDILINVQQEYYRRNLFSIIPGANRFFKGSPDTSTAKMLARFIEKITKIGPQPTDKTEKISEVAFK, via the coding sequence ATGTTGATTTTAAATGAAAAGTTATTATCGAAAAGATATTCCTTTAATTTACCACAAAAACCTATCAGAAAACTTGCTTTGAGAGGGGGAGGTGCAAAAGGAGTTGTTTATGGGGGCGCTATCCAGGTTTTGGAAGCAAAAGGAATTTTAAGAGAGGTCGACACTATAGCTGGCTCTTCAGCAGGTGCTTTAACCGCCCTGATGGTAGCAATAGGAATGACTGCGAAAGAAATTACCAATATAATTAATCATACTGATTTTAATCAATTTAAAGATTATGCATTTTCTCAAGTTTTCTCTGCGCGAGGACTTTGTACAGGAGATAAATTACTCACTTACATTCAAGAGGTAATTAAAAAGTATTTTTCTAAAAGGATGGATGAAGCAAGCTGCCTGTTAAAGGAGGGTATTCGTCATAATTTGCAATTACTTAAGGAAGATAAAGACACGAAGTCTTTTTTTCAAGGAGACATCGAAGAATTTTTAAGAGGAATGGAGACAGAAGACACGGTCAACACTACAGTAGAAGCTTTAAATCAATGGCTCCGAACTGATGCAGCATTAAATTTGAATAAAAAGCTTTCCGAAAATTCTGAATATATTCCTTTAAAAAGACTAACTGAGCAATTAATGCAGCTACAAAAGATTGATCTTAATGAGGTTAGGTTTAAAGATTTGGAGCTTCTCAACGCTTGTTTGGGTAATGTGGGTGCCAAGCGCTTAATTATTACTGGAACCAATCTAACAAAAAAAAGATTAGAGATATTCTCAGATGAAACTACCCCCAATATGTCAATTGCGTTAGCAGCCAGAATTTCCGCCTCTTTCCCTTTAGTGTTTCAAACAGTTAAACTCAAAAATAATAAGGGTGAGGTTGATGAATATATTGATGGTGGGGTAGGGGATAATCTTCCTGTAAGGCATTTGCTACATTTAAAAAAAGATGATGCTTTACTTGGGAAGGAAGAAAAAATTAATCAAACTTTAAGCTTTGCATTTGCCCAGTCAAAAAATAGAAGAACAGGGTTTTTTGCAACCATTGTTAATTTTATTAAATACTTAGCAAGTGGTCGTATTGATGTTGCAGCCAATACTGAGGAATTACTTGATGCATTAAAACACGATTTTAGTGAGCGAGTCATTAATTTACCCGTTGATATTTCTGCGCTGGATTTTAATATTGATTTAAAGAAAAAGCTTGCGTTACAGAAAGAAGCTAGAGTAGCTACTGAAAATACGTCGGCTATAGCGAAAAATATCACCATTGAGGGTGATATATTAGAATGTTTCCTGGTAATGTCAAAAGATCAATTGGAAAAAATAAATCCTGAAGAATACGATAAAGAACATGCAGAACTCATTAAAAAACTACAAGAAAAGCTATTAATTAAAAAAGAAAAAGAAAAAGAAATTTTTATTAACATTCTGAATGAAATAAAATTTATTAATGAGACGATTGCCTCTGGTGCTCTCTCGCTTGGTGAAATAACTGAGATTAAAAATCATTACAAAAAACTTCTCGATAATATTGATCAATTGCTTATTGATTCGATTGAATTGGATGATGAAAATAATTTGCAACTGGAGAAAAGACATAAAGAAAGACTTTATGGAAAAATTAAGGACATATGGTTTCTGCAATTAGCCCAGCTTTCTGCCAATATGACTATGCTCATGGCGGATAAAAATGATTTATTGAGCTCAGCATTCAGCTGTGATAATAGACACAATGAATTTTTTACCAATCTTCATTTGGAGGTCATAAAAAAAGAGGCGATAGCAGTACTCATTAAGGCTAAAGTTAAGCCTTTTCAATTAGAGCATAATGTCTGGTTGCTTAAAGAAGCTACAGCTAAACTTAGAAATGCTTATACCAGGGAGGAAGTGAAAGATATTTTAATCAATGTACAGCAAGAATATTATCGGCGAAATTTATTCTCTATTATTCCCGGTGCCAACAGATTTTTTAAAGGCTCACCTGATACAAGTACTGCCAAAATGCTAGCACGTTTTATTGAGAAAATTACTAAAATTGGACCACAGCCTACGGATAAAACTGAAAAAATTTCAGAGGTAGCATTTAAGTGA
- a CDS encoding MlaD family protein, with product MLLGAAFFYEEYKRAQVQTFVMFFKGSLRGLIPTAPVTYRGVKIGEVRLIEVTENKARNQVRIPVYVQFFVEKTFGFSQDPIRLLINNGYVANISKPNLITGIADIELIKSTSTRKFKQTYYHGYPIFPTRNTSEKYTSIDEALNAAKKTLEDISELVRSKEVRDTIESARLMAESLERLAGNLNQNVPSVVAYLNQSLKQIANAAYSTKNLTDYLSRYPESLLRGKK from the coding sequence ATGCTACTTGGTGCTGCTTTTTTTTATGAAGAATACAAGCGCGCGCAAGTACAAACTTTCGTAATGTTCTTTAAGGGCTCGTTAAGAGGATTAATCCCTACTGCTCCTGTTACCTATCGTGGCGTTAAAATTGGTGAGGTTCGCTTAATTGAAGTCACGGAAAATAAGGCGCGAAATCAAGTTAGAATTCCTGTTTATGTGCAATTTTTTGTAGAGAAGACATTTGGTTTTAGTCAAGATCCTATTCGTCTTCTCATCAATAATGGTTATGTGGCCAATATTTCCAAGCCTAATTTGATAACTGGAATTGCCGACATTGAATTAATAAAATCCACCTCAACCCGCAAATTCAAACAAACCTATTATCACGGCTATCCAATTTTTCCAACCAGAAACACTTCCGAAAAATACACCAGTATTGATGAAGCACTCAATGCAGCCAAGAAAACACTGGAAGATATAAGTGAGTTGGTACGTTCGAAAGAAGTGCGTGACACCATTGAGTCAGCACGTTTAATGGCTGAAAGTCTAGAAAGGTTGGCCGGCAATTTAAATCAAAATGTTCCTTCAGTCGTAGCCTACTTAAACCAGAGTCTGAAACAAATTGCCAATGCAGCTTATTCCACAAAAAACCTAACGGATTATTTATCACGCTACCCAGAATCATTACTGCGAGGTAAAAAGTGA
- a CDS encoding ABC transporter permease gives MYVFRRFGFHVVKFFHSLILIFRFFGHLFHSLKDVLFGELSISWFNMVEILYYSGARLVIPLVFICYLLTFSEAKTIYILFNSFHLSHKALPIAQNILTHEILPVLIAFILCIQAALHLINTRLKRRRQNPEEVILEHVWPIIVGLNITSLLLFTYIIVIVLLSFYVTFHYLFGMTTYEYLTHITSRTSVYDLIYSAFKTLILCAIVSLAAGYYYYEAAVRHMSLRKAVSRIMTRGSFWLILTSMYITFTT, from the coding sequence ATGTATGTCTTCCGACGTTTTGGCTTTCATGTAGTAAAATTTTTTCATTCACTGATCCTTATTTTTCGGTTTTTTGGTCACTTATTTCATAGCTTGAAGGATGTCTTATTCGGTGAATTGTCCATTTCATGGTTTAACATGGTGGAAATTCTTTATTACTCAGGAGCAAGACTGGTAATCCCCCTTGTTTTTATTTGCTATTTATTGACTTTTTCTGAAGCCAAAACAATTTATATTCTCTTTAACTCCTTTCATTTAAGCCATAAGGCCTTACCTATTGCGCAAAATATTCTGACTCACGAAATACTCCCTGTGCTAATTGCTTTTATTTTATGCATACAAGCGGCATTACATCTTATTAACACGAGGCTTAAGCGACGTCGTCAAAACCCGGAAGAGGTTATATTAGAACACGTTTGGCCTATTATTGTGGGGCTAAACATTACTTCTTTATTACTATTTACTTATATTATTGTAATTGTATTACTTAGTTTTTATGTGACTTTTCATTATTTATTTGGTATGACAACTTATGAATATTTAACGCATATTACCAGTCGAACCTCGGTCTATGATCTGATTTATTCTGCTTTCAAGACTTTGATTTTATGCGCCATTGTGAGTTTGGCCGCAGGCTATTATTATTATGAAGCAGCAGTTAGACATATGTCTTTAAGAAAAGCCGTCTCTCGTATTATGACCCGCGGCTCTTTTTGGCTGATATTGACCAGTATGTATATTACATTTACAACTTAA
- a CDS encoding sensor histidine kinase has product MEIHKLLLRQLNRAQIEVDNLPSDLGQWQEFISRINKTYQETDQERYLLERSMNISSREMMLLNEKLERAQHIARLCYWHYDADTDRISWSKELYHLLDVDSTAVQTLKEFLELVHPEDREQLKKLVNRALHKRVEYTFELRVKNREGQYQWYRTIADCEGEKNELSGILIDIDRDKKNEEEIKELSQKLLVTARRAGMSEIATSILHNIGNVLNSSNVSVNLIKESFSQPYYQKLFKIISLLKEHQSNIEDYLTKDEKGKLIPNYLIALGDILDKSQQNNIEELDNLDEDIQHLKAIVAMQQAFSGVSSIAEKIYVPELIETALQMSLNPHKDKGIAMNKQYCDDAFVFADKSKLLQILINLIQNAKDAVSKNSSNKKRIDFLVKNANKKLQIIVTDNGEGILPDNLKRMFSFGFTTKPNGHGFGLHSCALSAQDMGGSLKVESPGPGRGAVFILTLPTMDSEKQRSIQ; this is encoded by the coding sequence ATGGAAATACATAAACTATTACTACGACAGTTGAATCGGGCGCAAATTGAAGTAGACAATTTACCCAGTGATCTGGGACAGTGGCAAGAATTTATTTCCCGTATCAATAAAACTTACCAGGAAACGGATCAGGAACGTTATTTACTCGAACGTTCCATGAACATTTCATCGCGTGAAATGATGCTATTGAACGAAAAGCTTGAAAGAGCTCAGCATATTGCTCGCCTTTGTTATTGGCACTATGATGCAGACACTGATCGCATTAGTTGGTCAAAAGAGCTTTACCATTTGCTTGATGTGGATTCCACTGCTGTTCAAACGCTTAAAGAATTTCTGGAGTTGGTTCATCCGGAAGATAGAGAACAATTAAAAAAATTGGTTAATCGTGCATTGCACAAACGAGTTGAATATACCTTTGAACTGCGGGTAAAGAATCGTGAGGGTCAGTATCAATGGTATAGAACAATAGCAGATTGTGAAGGTGAGAAAAATGAACTTTCAGGAATTTTAATTGACATTGATAGAGATAAAAAAAATGAAGAAGAAATTAAGGAATTAAGTCAAAAATTGTTGGTGACAGCTCGTCGGGCGGGAATGTCAGAAATTGCAACGTCTATTCTTCATAATATTGGCAATGTTTTAAATAGTTCAAACGTGTCTGTGAATTTAATTAAAGAAAGTTTTTCTCAACCATATTATCAAAAACTATTCAAAATCATTAGCTTGTTAAAGGAACATCAAAGCAATATCGAAGATTATTTAACCAAAGATGAAAAGGGTAAATTAATTCCTAACTATCTCATTGCCTTGGGCGATATTCTTGATAAATCACAACAAAATAACATTGAGGAATTAGATAATTTGGATGAAGATATACAGCATCTAAAAGCCATTGTTGCCATGCAACAGGCTTTCAGTGGTGTATCCAGTATTGCTGAAAAAATTTATGTGCCAGAGTTAATAGAAACTGCTTTACAGATGTCCTTAAATCCACATAAAGACAAAGGGATCGCCATGAATAAACAATATTGTGATGATGCCTTCGTATTTGCAGACAAATCAAAATTATTACAGATTTTAATCAATTTGATTCAAAATGCAAAAGATGCTGTTTCCAAAAATTCTTCTAACAAAAAGCGAATTGATTTTCTTGTCAAGAACGCCAATAAAAAATTACAAATTATAGTTACCGATAATGGCGAAGGTATTTTACCTGATAACTTAAAGCGTATGTTTTCTTTTGGTTTTACAACCAAGCCAAATGGGCATGGGTTTGGCTTACACAGTTGCGCATTGTCTGCTCAAGATATGGGTGGTTCATTAAAAGTTGAGAGTCCGGGACCAGGGAGAGGCGCTGTTTTCATATTGACCTTACCCACTATGGATAGCGAAAAACAAAGGAGTATCCAATGA
- a CDS encoding LegC2/C7 family Dot/Icm T4SS effector, with translation MPHIEQKKITPKKQEIELNTLTTPSASPQDDLAKIIITQEQLTQIKQSLGSIIDTMQQNDSLFSRAATFWGQLPLWQKIVGGIVLTVPTLAAGIAAHIGILLAISGVTVIAYTASGIVLDDHHSCNKNIADRLKQGIFSLADILEITISALDKIRENLAKEINRFRAENNRLAKTIDNFNAQMESLTNQVEVLTATAELLKQQKEDLEKATEKLNRTVQENEGLLKSNQEELSQLKKDYEKNKLHLSEKIGELAEVRASLGLEVQKAKQIAAALQGTVNTLSDTVISDGDQRIAFQQRLETFLTDEKLSFASVAERICKAERELAEVKEELKRSNERYEQLLRRQEIQVNRLEKLDIRAIPASEEPKPTPVSQVGFYAVKNVYSGTTGHSSITPDL, from the coding sequence ATGCCTCACATCGAACAAAAAAAAATTACTCCAAAAAAGCAGGAAATTGAATTAAACACGCTTACTACTCCCTCTGCTTCTCCACAAGATGATCTTGCCAAAATTATTATTACCCAGGAGCAACTCACACAAATCAAGCAAAGTTTGGGCTCAATTATTGATACCATGCAGCAAAATGACAGCTTATTTTCTCGAGCAGCAACTTTTTGGGGCCAACTTCCCTTGTGGCAAAAAATTGTAGGCGGCATTGTTTTAACAGTACCTACTCTAGCCGCAGGTATCGCTGCGCATATTGGAATTTTATTGGCCATTAGTGGCGTTACAGTTATTGCTTACACTGCAAGTGGAATTGTGCTAGATGATCACCATAGTTGTAACAAGAATATTGCTGACAGATTAAAGCAAGGAATTTTTAGCCTGGCAGATATTCTGGAAATCACTATCTCAGCCCTTGATAAAATTCGTGAGAATTTAGCCAAAGAAATTAATCGCTTTCGAGCAGAAAATAACAGATTGGCTAAAACGATTGATAATTTCAATGCACAAATGGAATCACTCACTAATCAGGTTGAAGTATTAACTGCTACTGCAGAATTACTGAAGCAACAGAAAGAAGATTTGGAAAAAGCAACTGAAAAATTAAACAGAACAGTTCAGGAAAATGAAGGATTGTTAAAATCTAATCAGGAGGAGTTATCCCAACTTAAAAAAGACTACGAAAAAAACAAACTCCATTTAAGTGAAAAAATAGGCGAATTGGCTGAGGTACGTGCTTCCCTGGGACTTGAAGTGCAAAAAGCAAAACAAATTGCTGCAGCACTGCAGGGAACAGTAAATACCTTGTCAGACACAGTAATCTCAGACGGCGATCAACGGATAGCATTTCAACAGCGATTGGAAACATTCTTAACGGATGAAAAATTAAGCTTTGCCAGTGTGGCTGAACGCATTTGTAAAGCCGAACGAGAGCTCGCTGAGGTCAAAGAAGAATTAAAACGCAGTAACGAACGTTACGAGCAATTGCTTCGCCGCCAGGAAATACAAGTAAATCGTCTGGAAAAATTGGATATACGGGCGATTCCTGCTTCAGAGGAACCCAAACCAACTCCAGTTAGCCAGGTAGGGTTTTATGCGGTAAAAAATGTGTATTCAGGAACAACTGGACATTCAAGCATCACTCCAGATTTATGA
- a CDS encoding DUF488 domain-containing protein translates to MATLYTIGHSNRKLQEFVDLLTAYKISKLVDIRTIPKSRYVPWFNKESLAASLKKLNIQYQHMPALGGLRSPKADSINLGWHNLSFRAYADYMQTKEFFSALKALNALLSKERVVIMCAEAVPWRCHRSLIADAEIIRHLHVFHIMSENTVQAHHLTPFAVVNKDRRPMQIYYPEPKQ, encoded by the coding sequence ATGGCGACTCTTTATACAATTGGCCACTCTAATCGCAAACTTCAAGAATTTGTTGATTTACTAACGGCGTATAAAATTAGCAAGTTAGTTGACATACGTACTATACCTAAATCACGTTATGTTCCATGGTTTAATAAGGAGTCGCTTGCTGCTTCTTTAAAAAAATTAAATATTCAATACCAACATATGCCAGCCTTGGGTGGTTTACGCTCCCCCAAAGCTGATTCCATTAATCTGGGCTGGCATAACTTAAGTTTTCGAGCCTATGCCGATTACATGCAAACCAAAGAATTTTTTTCTGCGTTAAAAGCTTTAAATGCACTGCTCAGTAAGGAGCGAGTTGTTATCATGTGTGCAGAAGCAGTTCCTTGGCGCTGTCATCGCTCTTTAATTGCAGATGCAGAAATTATTCGGCATTTACACGTTTTTCATATTATGAGTGAGAATACGGTGCAAGCGCACCACTTGACGCCCTTTGCCGTTGTGAACAAAGATAGACGGCCAATGCAGATTTACTACCCTGAACCTAAGCAATAA
- a CDS encoding flavin-containing monooxygenase has product MNPPSITAPKICVIGAGPCGLAAAKNLLQQGLSNFTVYEKNERLGGNWVFDEQNTHSSIYETTHIISSKRLSEFEDFPMPADYPDYPSHQQILDYFESYASHFQLESFIKFNSTVEYVSLNAENKWLVIYRNEFGTQKEMYDYLLVANGHHWDPFIPDYPGPFNGKILHAHQYKKASSFKGKRVLVVGGGNSACDIAVEISRVASKTCISMRRGQHIFPKFIFGKPTDILFAKLSWLPLGLKQFLAKYFIRLWQGRYPKYGLQKPTCKPLAIHPTINSELLYFIRHGKISPRRGIERFEGDYVFFADGSSDKFDVIIFATGYQTSFPFFDRNLIEYRTATNIPLYRKMMHPEFTNLYFIGLVQPQGCIWPLADYQAQIAAKIIAGNLRRPTNIARKIQQEIKHSRKHYKGSIRHALEVEYQTFRRQLLRELKRK; this is encoded by the coding sequence ATGAATCCACCATCAATTACTGCACCAAAAATTTGTGTTATCGGCGCAGGCCCATGTGGCCTTGCTGCCGCAAAAAATTTGCTACAACAAGGTTTGAGTAATTTTACCGTTTATGAAAAAAATGAACGCTTAGGTGGAAATTGGGTTTTTGATGAGCAAAATACTCACTCAAGTATCTATGAGACGACCCACATTATTAGCTCCAAACGTCTTTCAGAATTTGAAGATTTCCCTATGCCGGCAGATTATCCGGACTACCCCTCACACCAGCAGATTCTAGATTATTTTGAGTCCTACGCAAGCCACTTTCAACTTGAGTCATTCATAAAGTTTAATAGCACAGTTGAATACGTCTCCCTTAATGCTGAAAATAAATGGCTAGTGATTTATCGTAATGAATTTGGTACTCAGAAAGAAATGTATGACTACCTTCTGGTGGCCAATGGTCATCACTGGGATCCTTTTATTCCTGATTATCCTGGCCCATTTAATGGAAAAATTCTTCATGCTCACCAATATAAAAAAGCCTCATCTTTTAAAGGCAAGCGAGTTTTAGTAGTAGGGGGAGGCAATTCAGCTTGCGACATTGCAGTAGAAATCTCACGGGTAGCGTCTAAAACCTGCATCAGCATGCGTCGAGGGCAGCATATCTTTCCCAAATTTATTTTTGGTAAACCAACCGATATTCTTTTCGCAAAACTCAGCTGGTTACCTTTAGGGTTAAAGCAGTTTTTAGCGAAGTATTTCATTCGCCTGTGGCAAGGACGATATCCCAAATATGGCTTGCAAAAACCCACGTGCAAACCTTTGGCAATTCATCCCACCATTAACTCTGAGTTGTTATATTTTATTAGGCACGGAAAAATTTCACCCCGACGAGGTATTGAGCGATTCGAGGGAGATTATGTTTTTTTTGCGGATGGAAGCAGCGATAAATTTGACGTTATTATTTTTGCCACCGGCTATCAAACAAGCTTCCCTTTTTTTGATAGAAATTTAATTGAATACCGTACAGCCACAAACATTCCCTTGTACCGAAAAATGATGCACCCGGAGTTCACCAATTTATATTTTATTGGTTTAGTACAGCCTCAAGGATGCATTTGGCCTCTGGCTGACTATCAGGCTCAAATTGCAGCAAAAATTATCGCTGGAAATCTCAGACGTCCAACAAATATAGCCCGTAAAATTCAACAAGAGATAAAGCATTCGCGAAAACATTACAAAGGTAGTATTCGTCATGCCTTGGAAGTGGAGTACCAGACTTTTCGTCGCCAGCTTTTAAGAGAATTAAAGCGTAAGTGA
- a CDS encoding DUF72 domain-containing protein translates to MQKNNVYIGTSGWSYAGWIGRFYPEKIKPDSLLPTYAETFDSVELNNSFYQIPKEKNIKKWVHLTPSPFIFACKANRYITHTKKLQDTEESVVRLLHAFSYFEEKLGPILFQFPPYWSLDLSCLENFIKNLPSNYLYTFEFRHKSWFCEPLYELLHRHQMTLCFYDFKTYQSPEIVTGKFIYIRMHGPHKEAYYGSYDEDVLANYAQKIRHWQQANKAVYCYFDNDEKGCAPNDAQRLKHLIDHSKEN, encoded by the coding sequence ATGCAAAAAAATAATGTCTATATCGGAACTTCAGGCTGGAGTTACGCAGGATGGATAGGACGATTTTATCCAGAAAAAATCAAACCCGACTCTCTATTACCTACCTATGCCGAGACATTTGATTCAGTAGAATTAAATAATAGCTTTTATCAAATTCCTAAAGAAAAAAATATAAAAAAATGGGTACATTTAACGCCATCTCCTTTTATTTTTGCTTGTAAAGCCAATCGCTACATCACACATACTAAAAAATTACAAGATACTGAAGAGAGTGTAGTGCGATTGCTTCATGCTTTTAGTTATTTTGAGGAAAAGTTAGGGCCAATTTTATTTCAATTTCCGCCCTATTGGTCTTTGGATTTATCCTGTTTAGAGAATTTTATCAAAAATTTACCTTCAAATTATCTTTATACCTTTGAATTTCGCCATAAAAGCTGGTTTTGTGAGCCCCTTTATGAGTTACTGCACAGACATCAAATGACTCTTTGTTTCTATGACTTTAAAACTTATCAGTCACCGGAAATTGTAACTGGTAAATTTATCTATATTCGCATGCATGGACCACATAAAGAAGCGTATTATGGTTCTTACGATGAAGATGTTCTAGCAAACTATGCACAGAAGATTCGCCATTGGCAACAAGCGAATAAAGCTGTTTATTGTTATTTTGATAATGATGAAAAAGGTTGCGCTCCGAATGATGCACAGCGACTTAAACACTTGATTGACCACTCAAAGGAAAATTAA